One genomic segment of Hydra vulgaris chromosome 14, alternate assembly HydraT2T_AEP includes these proteins:
- the LOC136090612 gene encoding uncharacterized protein LOC136090612, giving the protein MEHKKMIKIFKMTILLCLLVLAFFTYRLKFKIKKLKFSIHSITHKRYLDFNTDNGMILKVNVLSYSLFGNTWDRYAQNVELVAKEAANNSLYKNWIVRIYHDKYTITPIIVARLTERYQNLEFFNVSNFDDLESINGMVWRFLVIADLTVDVACIRDLDSKLLERESEAVKVWLESGKLVHSMKDNPAHSIPMLGGMWCYRNELNRDLGIKIATICTEKCMDRDPIKQREVKKGDDQDVLTLYVWPHVSHNVLIHDSYLCEKDTRSQPFPTKRDDTGEFVGQYREKSGRIVKCPIACRPNEHQDWEYC; this is encoded by the coding sequence ATGGAGCATAAAAAGATGATCAAGATATTCAAGATGACTATTCTTCTTTGCTTACTGGTGTTAGCCTTCTTTACTTATCgactaaaattcaaaattaaaaaactaaaattttctattcACAGCATTACACATAAACGCTATTTGGACTTTAATACGGACAAcggaatgattttaaaagtaaacgTTTTGTCTTACTCACTTTTTGGAAATACCTGGGATAGATATGCGCAAAATGTTGAACTTGTTGCAAAAGAGGCAGCAAACAATAGCTTATATAAAAACTGGATAGTTCGAATTTATCATGACAAGTACACAATAACACCAATTATTGTTGCTAGATTAACAGAGCGTTATcaaaatttagagttttttaacGTTAGTAACTTCGACGATCTAGAAAGTATTAACGGAATGGTGTGGAGATTTTTAGTAATTGCAGATTTAACTGTGGATGTTGCGTGTATTAGAGACTTGGACTCAAAACTTTTAGAAAGAGAAAGTGAAGCTGTTAAAGTTTGGCTGGAATCAGGTAAGCTGGTTCATTCAATGAAAGATAATCCTGCACATAGTATACCAATGTTGGGTGGTATGTGGTGTTATAGGAATGAACTCAACAGAGACCTAGGAATCAAAATAGCAACAATTTGTACTGAAAAGTGCATGGATCGTGATCCTATTAAACAGAGAGAGGTAAAAAAAGGAGATGATCAGGATGTTTTAACTTTGTATGTTTGGCCGCATGTCAGCCATAATGTATTAATACACGATTCTTATTTGTGTGAAAAAGATACTAGAAGTCAACCTTTTCCCACAAAGAGAGATGACACTGGAGAATTTGTTGGACAATACAGGGAAAAATCTGGAAGAATTGTTAAGTGTCCAATTGCATGTCGCCCAAATGAACATCAAGATTGGGAATACTgttga